Proteins from one Setaria italica strain Yugu1 chromosome V, Setaria_italica_v2.0, whole genome shotgun sequence genomic window:
- the LOC101754353 gene encoding origin of replication complex subunit 4 isoform X1, with amino-acid sequence MVAAAAASVASQAQAVLRGRLCDPGFVHSALRSSPDTNYSKLKYLVASSVSEACNNSVLLLGPRGCGKAAVVDMVLEDLKKEHPDAISVIRLNGMLHSDDNCATKEIARQLCLEHQLSFSKMASSDDNTEFIIDMLRECGLAHKTILFILEEFDLFAQGKQRLLYSLLDAMQSLTSQAVVIGVSCRLDADQLLEKRVRSRFSHRKLLFVPSSLEDTQRLVEHLLILAKDSGLPAKYITDYNSRLTNIFSDKKFKGILNSLMDADATTSNILRFLFRAVSYMDMESGFLSMESFLKALSSLQRQPKMDSLQDLSILELYILVCMHRLEDKEQSSYNFTSIMKEYRSIQDAYKTSDKYASTVCFRAFEHLLDRELISFGDNRGRNQALEYRPVKLLISSRELAQSLKLNTTCPALLQKLFDRERYM; translated from the exons atggtggcggcggcggcggcgtccgtggCGAGCCAAGCACAGGCGGTGCTCCGGGGCCGTCTCTGCGATCCGGGATTCGTCCACTCCGCCCTCAGGTCCTCCCCGGACACCAACTATAG CAAGCTCAAGTACCTCGTCGCCAGCTCCGTCTCCGAGGCCTGCAACAactccgtcctcctcctcggtccCCGCGGGTGCGGGAAAGCAGCG GTTGTTGACATGGTTCTTGAGGATCTGAAGAAGGAGCACCCTGATGCCATTTCTGTG ATCAGGCTAAATGGGATGCTACATAGTGATGACAACTGTGCTACGAAG GAAATTGCCAGGCAGCTCTGTTTGGAGCATCAGCTATCATTTTCAAAAATG GCTTCTTCAGATGACAACACTGAATTCATCATTGACATGTTGAG GGAGTGTGGACTAGCTCACAAGACAATACTGTTTATTCTCGAAGAGTTTGACCTCTTTGCTCAG GGTAAACAGCGGTTGCTCTACAGCTTACTTGATGCAATGCAGTCCCTCACATCACAAGCTGTTGTCATTGGTGTGAGTTGCCGCTTG GATGCTGATCAACTCCTAGAGAAAAGGGTTAGATCCCGATTCTCTCATAGGAAACTTTTATTTGTTCCTTCTTCACTGGAAGATACACAAAG GTTAGTGGAACATTTGCTAATACTGGCCAAAGATTCAGGTTTACCAGCAAAGTATATCACGGATTATAACTCAAGACTTACT AACATTTTCAGTGATAAGAAATTCAAAGGAATTCTCAACTCCCTCATGGATGCTGACGCAACAACGAGCAATATTCTAAGATTTCT TTTCAGAGCTGTGTCATACATGGACATGGAATCTGGATTTCTGTCAATGGAAAGCTTCCTGAAGGCGCTTTCCTCCTTGCAGAGGCAACCCAAGATGGACAGCCTACAAG ATCTCTCGATTTTGGAACTGTACATTCTAGTGTGCATGCACAGATTAGAAGATAAGGAGCAAAGCTCATACAACTTCACCAGCATAATGAAAG AATACAGATCCATACAGGACGCCTACAAGACTTCTGATAAGTACGCGAGCACTGTTTGTTTTCGG GCATTTGAGCATCTTTTGGATCGTGAGCTGATTAGTTTTGGTGACAACAGAGGGAGGAATCAGGCGCTTGAATACCGGCCTGTCAAGCTCCTGATATCCTCCCGCGAGCTGGCTCAATCCCTCAAGCTGAACACTACCTGCCCG GCTCTACTCCAGAAGTTGTTTGATCGTGAAAGATACATGTAG
- the LOC101754353 gene encoding origin of replication complex subunit 4 isoform X2: MVAAAAASVASQAQAVLRGRLCDPGFVHSALRSSPDTNYSKLKYLVASSVSEACNNSVLLLGPRGCGKAAVVDMVLEDLKKEHPDAISVIRLNGMLHSDDNCATKEIARQLCLEHQLSFSKMASSDDNTEFIIDMLRECGLAHKTILFILEEFDLFAQGKQRLLYSLLDAMQSLTSQAVVIGVSCRLDADQLLEKRVRSRFSHRKLLFVPSSLEDTQRLVEHLLILAKDSGLPAKYITDYNSRLTNIFSDKKFKGILNSLMDADATTSNILRFLAVSYMDMESGFLSMESFLKALSSLQRQPKMDSLQDLSILELYILVCMHRLEDKEQSSYNFTSIMKEYRSIQDAYKTSDKYASTVCFRAFEHLLDRELISFGDNRGRNQALEYRPVKLLISSRELAQSLKLNTTCPALLQKLFDRERYM, from the exons atggtggcggcggcggcggcgtccgtggCGAGCCAAGCACAGGCGGTGCTCCGGGGCCGTCTCTGCGATCCGGGATTCGTCCACTCCGCCCTCAGGTCCTCCCCGGACACCAACTATAG CAAGCTCAAGTACCTCGTCGCCAGCTCCGTCTCCGAGGCCTGCAACAactccgtcctcctcctcggtccCCGCGGGTGCGGGAAAGCAGCG GTTGTTGACATGGTTCTTGAGGATCTGAAGAAGGAGCACCCTGATGCCATTTCTGTG ATCAGGCTAAATGGGATGCTACATAGTGATGACAACTGTGCTACGAAG GAAATTGCCAGGCAGCTCTGTTTGGAGCATCAGCTATCATTTTCAAAAATG GCTTCTTCAGATGACAACACTGAATTCATCATTGACATGTTGAG GGAGTGTGGACTAGCTCACAAGACAATACTGTTTATTCTCGAAGAGTTTGACCTCTTTGCTCAG GGTAAACAGCGGTTGCTCTACAGCTTACTTGATGCAATGCAGTCCCTCACATCACAAGCTGTTGTCATTGGTGTGAGTTGCCGCTTG GATGCTGATCAACTCCTAGAGAAAAGGGTTAGATCCCGATTCTCTCATAGGAAACTTTTATTTGTTCCTTCTTCACTGGAAGATACACAAAG GTTAGTGGAACATTTGCTAATACTGGCCAAAGATTCAGGTTTACCAGCAAAGTATATCACGGATTATAACTCAAGACTTACT AACATTTTCAGTGATAAGAAATTCAAAGGAATTCTCAACTCCCTCATGGATGCTGACGCAACAACGAGCAATATTCTAAGATTTCT AGCTGTGTCATACATGGACATGGAATCTGGATTTCTGTCAATGGAAAGCTTCCTGAAGGCGCTTTCCTCCTTGCAGAGGCAACCCAAGATGGACAGCCTACAAG ATCTCTCGATTTTGGAACTGTACATTCTAGTGTGCATGCACAGATTAGAAGATAAGGAGCAAAGCTCATACAACTTCACCAGCATAATGAAAG AATACAGATCCATACAGGACGCCTACAAGACTTCTGATAAGTACGCGAGCACTGTTTGTTTTCGG GCATTTGAGCATCTTTTGGATCGTGAGCTGATTAGTTTTGGTGACAACAGAGGGAGGAATCAGGCGCTTGAATACCGGCCTGTCAAGCTCCTGATATCCTCCCGCGAGCTGGCTCAATCCCTCAAGCTGAACACTACCTGCCCG GCTCTACTCCAGAAGTTGTTTGATCGTGAAAGATACATGTAG
- the LOC101754353 gene encoding origin of replication complex subunit 4 isoform X3: MVAAAAASVASQAQAVLRGRLCDPGFVHSALRSSPDTNYSKLKYLVASSVSEACNNSVLLLGPRGCGKAAVVDMVLEDLKKEHPDAISVIRLNGMLHSDDNCATKEIARQLCLEHQLSFSKMASSDDNTEFIIDMLRECGLAHKTILFILEEFDLFAQGKQRLLYSLLDAMQSLTSQAVVIGVSCRLNIFSDKKFKGILNSLMDADATTSNILRFLFRAVSYMDMESGFLSMESFLKALSSLQRQPKMDSLQDLSILELYILVCMHRLEDKEQSSYNFTSIMKEYRSIQDAYKTSDKYASTVCFRAFEHLLDRELISFGDNRGRNQALEYRPVKLLISSRELAQSLKLNTTCPALLQKLFDRERYM, translated from the exons atggtggcggcggcggcggcgtccgtggCGAGCCAAGCACAGGCGGTGCTCCGGGGCCGTCTCTGCGATCCGGGATTCGTCCACTCCGCCCTCAGGTCCTCCCCGGACACCAACTATAG CAAGCTCAAGTACCTCGTCGCCAGCTCCGTCTCCGAGGCCTGCAACAactccgtcctcctcctcggtccCCGCGGGTGCGGGAAAGCAGCG GTTGTTGACATGGTTCTTGAGGATCTGAAGAAGGAGCACCCTGATGCCATTTCTGTG ATCAGGCTAAATGGGATGCTACATAGTGATGACAACTGTGCTACGAAG GAAATTGCCAGGCAGCTCTGTTTGGAGCATCAGCTATCATTTTCAAAAATG GCTTCTTCAGATGACAACACTGAATTCATCATTGACATGTTGAG GGAGTGTGGACTAGCTCACAAGACAATACTGTTTATTCTCGAAGAGTTTGACCTCTTTGCTCAG GGTAAACAGCGGTTGCTCTACAGCTTACTTGATGCAATGCAGTCCCTCACATCACAAGCTGTTGTCATTGGTGTGAGTTGCCGCTTG AACATTTTCAGTGATAAGAAATTCAAAGGAATTCTCAACTCCCTCATGGATGCTGACGCAACAACGAGCAATATTCTAAGATTTCT TTTCAGAGCTGTGTCATACATGGACATGGAATCTGGATTTCTGTCAATGGAAAGCTTCCTGAAGGCGCTTTCCTCCTTGCAGAGGCAACCCAAGATGGACAGCCTACAAG ATCTCTCGATTTTGGAACTGTACATTCTAGTGTGCATGCACAGATTAGAAGATAAGGAGCAAAGCTCATACAACTTCACCAGCATAATGAAAG AATACAGATCCATACAGGACGCCTACAAGACTTCTGATAAGTACGCGAGCACTGTTTGTTTTCGG GCATTTGAGCATCTTTTGGATCGTGAGCTGATTAGTTTTGGTGACAACAGAGGGAGGAATCAGGCGCTTGAATACCGGCCTGTCAAGCTCCTGATATCCTCCCGCGAGCTGGCTCAATCCCTCAAGCTGAACACTACCTGCCCG GCTCTACTCCAGAAGTTGTTTGATCGTGAAAGATACATGTAG
- the LOC101755029 gene encoding ER membrane protein complex subunit 6, with translation MAAAAGSGFADDVPIIHAENLVSNVKSINYSRTFLSIISGVVAGIWGFTGLMGFVFYFLVMMVASLGILVKAKFSVHTYFDSWNRIIIEGVLGGLMSFVLFWTFAYDIVHIF, from the exons atggcggcggcggcgggcagcgggtTCGCCGACGACGTCCCGATCATCCACGCGGAGAACCTCGTCAGCAACGTCAAATCCATAAACTACAG CCGGACATTCTTGTCAATCATTAGTGGAGTTGTTGCTGGAATCTGGGGATTTACAGGCTTGATGGGATTTGTGTTCTACTTTCTTGTGATGATGGTTGCATCTCTGGGGATTTTGGTGAAGGCCAAATTTTCTGTTCATACCTACTTTGACAGTTGGAACAGGATTATAATTGAAGGAGTTCTTGGAGGCCTTATG TCCTTCGTGTTGTTTTGGAC